CTGCAATCAGCTGGGGGTCCTCCTGACGCCAGTCGTTACGCACTGCCACACCAGAAGCAAAGACCTTATTGGGGAAAGCCGCTTGATGATATGCAGCCGTGCCTCCTCGGTTTCCTACCAGTCTGGGTGAAGTAGACACACTCCTCTGTGCAATCATCATCCAGACAGAGGAAGTGTCCTTTAAGCATGATGACCAAACGCAAAGCGAAGGAGGCCAAGTACATGCTGAGCACCATCACGTCCAAGCAGTTCCACCAGTCCAGGAAGTAACTCCTCAGGCCCTCGATCCACACTTCCTTGCACTCGAACCAAAAGAACCCTAGTGAGATAGCACCCGACATGAGTTGATTAGATCAACGGAGAGCAACGGCCCACCAGAGAGCATGCACCCACCGACCACCCACACCATGTGGAAGGAGCTGTGGAGGATGTTCTGCTGCCTCGAAGCAAATTTATCCCGATACATCTCCATGGTGATGGATTCACCGAGCAGCGTGATGAGGAACCACAGATAGGAGGCAGAGTGAAGGAGAAACTTGATCACAGGGATCCTGAGGATCTTTCCTACCTAACACAAACATGTAATGCAACTTGTATCAATATATCTGTAAGGTCCTGAAAGGCacctacaaataaaatgtattatttctaaACAAGTACCGTagcttacaagcttaattggttctgtgatagAGCTCTTCACTCAAAACACTTCAGAAATTATTTCACCATTCCTGAAGGTGTTAAAGAGTCATTCGGCTTCAGTGTGGTGCACGCTAGCAGTGATATGCACAAATTATTTTGCCAAGTTGGCTACgcgctctgtcatgtttttttttaatgatttctttctttaattcaatgaatatcacccgcttcttcttctcagcactgtccttcacattcAATTTCTTCCTTCccacaaagttatgtccatctctagctataagtacaaaacccaaaacttgtgaagatggcacgttgtgtaaatggtaaataaaaacagaatacaatgatttgcaaatccttttcaacctatattcaattgaatagactgcaaagacaagatacttaatgttcaaactggaaaactttattttttgcaaaaattagctcatttggaatttgatgcctgcaaaatgttttaaaaaagctggcacaagtggcaaaaaagactgagagagttgaggaatgctcatccatcacttatttggaacatcccacaggtgaacaggctaattgggaacatgtgggtgccttgattgggtataaaagcagcctccatgaaatgctcagtcattcacaaacaaggatggggggagggtcaccactttgtgaacaaatgcgtgagcaaattgtcgaacagtttaagaacaacatttctcaacgagctattgcaaggaatttagggatttcaccatctacggtctgtaatatcatcaaaatgttcagagaatctgaagaaatcacagcacgtaagcgatgagattacggaccttcgatccctcaggcggtactgcatcaaaaagcgacatcagtgtgtaaaggatatcaccacatgggctcaggaacacttcagaaaaccactgtcagtaactacagttggtcgctacatctgtaagcgcaagttaaaactctcctatgcaaagccaaagccatttatcaacaacgcccagaaacgccgccggctttgctgtacccgagttcatctaaaatggactgatgcaaagtgtaaaagtgttctgtggtccgacgagtccacatttcaaattgtttttggaaactgtggacgttgtgtcctctggaacaaagagcaaaagaaccatccggattgttataggcgcgaaattgaaaagccagcatctgtgatagtatgggggtgtattagtgcccaagacatgggtaacttacacatctgtgaaggcaccattaatgctgaaaggtacatacaggttttggagcaacatatgttgccatccaagcaatgttgtaATGGACGCCATTGTGAAGTTCGCTGACGACGCCACCGTTGTAGGACTGATTAAGAACAACGATAAGGCAGCCTAAAGGGAGGAGGTCAAATACcggactgaatgatgctctcagAACAACCTGGATTTAAACACAACCAAAACCAAAGAAATAATTGTGGACTTCAGGAAATCCAAAAAGACTGTGCTCCCCATCCTCTCTATTAAAAGAGAGGTGGTTGAGAGGATGGAGAGCGTCAGGTTCCTTGAATTCCACCTATAATCTGACATTTACAAGAAGGCCAGAAAAATCAGCACTGACCTCACACTTCCCGGACATGCCCTGTGCTCCCTCCTTCCCTTTGGGAAAGAGATACTGCTCTCTCAAATCCAGAACCACAAGACTGACTAACAGCTTTTTCCATCAGGCTGTGAAATCCATCATCCCACCCAAAGACCGCATTTTATTTACTTagtatttttgtgttgtttttatacTTCTGCTGTTGCATTTTCTTGTGTGCCTTGGCGTCATGTGGAGCTGCTGAACTGATTTTCACAGTAAATGTTGGTGACAATCAAGCATTAAATTCAAAACTTAAAGCACAACAATCAGCCGAAAAatggctcttatctcaaaacacttgtaaAATAGAATTGAATAGGCTTTTGTTGTGAAATTGTTCTTAATACAAATAAGACGTTTATGTTACAGttgaaaatgtatgtatatataaaaaaaagtctaaaaaaagtAGGTAATAAACTGCcatataaaagtgtatttaaagtgCAAAGAGTGGTGCAAGATGTTCTGACAACAGTACAGGGAAATAGGTAATAAACTGGCAtattactaggatgacaggggatgcaaaacaataattttttataaagtgcaatacattttcataacatggtcactactgcctagtttctcttgttatattcttatttttatatacatttttgatatttgtattctcattgttgctttttattttcattcttgttatattttctattttatttccatttatacccccattatttacttttgaaATTCGTTCTCAATTCTGTATACTGCTGCTGGatttgtaattttcctgagggaactcttctgaaggaatcaataaagtactatttatctaactatctatctatattaaagtatgtatacagtatggtaAGATGAGGTACAACTGTGTTGACCAAAAACTCTGAAAAGGACGGGTAATCTTATATTCGGAATCTAAATATTTGTTCTCAAAAATAAACGTTTACCAAGTGCCAAACCACATCTctccagagcttttcttcctggcaCTCACGCACTTCCTCCCCGTTGTAGCTACTGTATGTCAAATGTGGAAGTGTAAACGGAGAACTAAAAAGAAATCGCGTGACCTTTGACTTTGGTGCGATCCAGTAGGCGAGGCAGAGGAAAGGCATGGTGAAAAAGATCCCGACAGACACGAGGAGCTTCCAGGCCGTCCTGCTGCCTCTCCATCCCGCCAGGTTTCCGCACCATATTGACGACAACACCTGCTGACAGATGGGGTGGGCCACAAACTGCACGAGAGCAAACACAAAGGTGAAAAACCTGTGAAGTGGAGTTTTCCTCACATCTCCAGCCCACCTGCTTCTGGTTGTAGTTGACAGCGAGTCGCAGTCGTGACAGGTTGGGTATTCCCACCTCGAAGGCCTGCTCGTCCAAGGCGTCCTGGCTTTCATCACCACAGCTGTTCAGAATGGTGGTCACCTCACTCTGGTTGCGACACATGCCGAGCAACTCCACCGCAAACTCTTGACAAAGCTCCTCCAGGCTCAGGTACTGCGGCTGCGGAGGAACAAAAGCACAATTGAAAAACCGAGGCGGACATCGACGAGGTGACCGCTGACCTTAAACTCCGGCTCCTTCTGAGAGAGCTTGCGCAGCTCCCTGCTGAGACTGAAGGCGCTGAGCATAGCGTCGTCAGAGGTGATGGAGAGGTAGGCGCGGCTGGCGATGCCGCGGTAGGTGTTGATGCGGGATAAGGAGAACTTGAGCAGGTCATACTGACGCCCGTTGCGACACTCCAGACACGCGCAGGACATTTTGTGCGGCCACGGGATGATGTGGCCTTTTTGTGTGAGCATGGTGACGATGTCGTATAAATCTTTCTGACAAGCTAAAGTCAGCGGGGTCACACCGGGGGCAAACTGGGAGTTGTCAATGGAGTGGTCAAATATGGCCTGGGAGAAAGAACGCACGTCCATTTTGTTACCTTTTTCTTGGTCCAAGCGGTCCAGCAGGAGCTTGACCACCCGCGGCTGGTTGGTGTCCACGGCAACAAGCAGAGCCTCGTGAATCTGGCGGAAGTCAAACTTGACCCCTTGTAGGAGGGCATCCATGGCGCCCTCGCTGCCCAGGCGGATGGACAGGTTGAGGGCCTCCCTCCACAGGCGGTCCTCGGAGTCATCCAGCTGACGGATGATGCCATCGCCGGTCTTCAGCAGGCCGCAAACCAACTCGATTTTCCCTTCCTGGATGGCACTGATGAGCTCCGGAGGGAACCGCATCTTCTTGTTCATGATCTCGCGCCATTGATCTGGCTGTCAGAGAGCACAGAAAAATGCACTTGATTCAAATGACTGCTTTGACTACAGCAAATGTGTAAATAAGAGTACTTACTGTTAGGTTTTGCATCTCTGATTAAAAAAGGAGACAACGATTTTGTAGGGATTATCCTGTGTCCAGCAATCAAAATTcaccttagaaaaaaataaagacacaaaAGGTGTTGCCGTAATGAGTAGAGAGCACAGTGGTGTTCTGTGACCCTGTGAAGCGGTCTGCAAAGGAACCAGCACTCAATTACTCCCATCAGCGCCCTAAGGGGCTCCTGCCAATTAAAATGTAACCGCCTCCAAGCGTTGCACGCTTGGCTGCTACCCCCCAAACTGTTTCTACTTAAACTTTGAAAACAGTGTCTTGGTATCAATTAAAATGCTTGTTACTAATTTCCCAGGAGGAGCTTGCTCAAAGCTCTGAAAAAACAAGGAGGACAGACTGGGAATTGAGGATgtgtttttcttaaagcacaggaTGGTTCCGAACAATGCTAATGCACATATTACAACTCTTTTGGTTTTCAACAAACACTTTTTTTGCAGCAGCAGCAAAATAAATTGCAGAACAACCACCATTCAAATCACAGGTTAAGTGACTTTGATAATGACACAACATTGTGTCCCATCAGTCCACTTGTTTCAAACAATAGAGGGAGCTGGACATGCTGAAAGCACAGAGATGCTTCCAGCATGCTTGTACAAATGTCTAGTTTCATTTTACAAAGAGGCTGTAGGTGTTTTATTGGTTTTTAGCCAAATCAGAATAACAACTATTGCTCATGGTGGTACAACACAATCTTCAGACCCCTGTTGGTTAAACAGAAAATGGACTGAAGAAAAATAACTTTGACGCGCTTGAGACAGACACTCGAGTGCAACGATCGACGAGTTGAAGTCGGacagtacaaaaaatatataaagtcaatattttaaaatgaactATATTGATAAAagcaaatattaattaaaaaagtgATACTTGACCTAGCTATAGGATTTGGTTTTACATATAGAAACAGTATATGTAATAGGATTTGCCTAAAGGAAGTTGGCATATTCACCTGTGTTAATTAAGTTCCTGATTTCAAATGActtgaaaaagaaaaagaaaagaaaagtcagGAAGcacaaaatacaattaaaaccaGACAATTATATTTAGGATCTTTTTGAGCAGAGGTAGGTAGTATTGCGTTTGGATAAATTGCCAAGAGTAGTTATAATGTAACCTACTTTGTACTTTTACTTTTAAGTATTTTTGAGAAAAAGAAACGCTATTTTTACGCCATTACATTGAGTTTCCTTCCgattgttacatttatttatgtcacaattatttataattattagagatgtccattttaaagcatatatcggccgataatatcggcctgccgatataattggccgatatatgctttaaaatgtaatatcggaaattatcggtatcgtgtttttttaatctgtatcgtttttttagtttttgtttttttattaaatcaacgtaaaaaacacaagatacacttacaattagtacactaacccaaaaaaaaactccctcccccatttacactcattcacacaaaagggttgtttctttctgttattaatattctggttcctacattatatatcaatacagtctgcaagggatacagtc
This Entelurus aequoreus isolate RoL-2023_Sb linkage group LG05, RoL_Eaeq_v1.1, whole genome shotgun sequence DNA region includes the following protein-coding sequences:
- the LOC133650551 gene encoding short transient receptor potential channel 2-like isoform X1 — encoded protein: MQNLTPDQWREIMNKKMRFPPELISAIQEGKIELVCGLLKTGDGIIRQLDDSEDRLWREALNLSIRLGSEGAMDALLQGVKFDFRQIHEALLVAVDTNQPRVVKLLLDRLDQEKGNKMDVRSFSQAIFDHSIDNSQFAPGVTPLTLACQKDLYDIVTMLTQKGHIIPWPHKMSCACLECRNGRQYDLLKFSLSRINTYRGIASRAYLSITSDDAMLSAFSLSRELRKLSQKEPEFKPQYLSLEELCQEFAVELLGMCRNQSEVTTILNSCGDESQDALDEQAFEVGIPNLSRLRLAVNYNQKQFVAHPICQQVLSSIWCGNLAGWRGSRTAWKLLVSVGIFFTMPFLCLAYWIAPKSKVGKILRIPVIKFLLHSASYLWFLITLLGESITMEMYRDKFASRQQNILHSSFHMVWVVGFFWFECKEVWIEGLRSYFLDWWNCLDVMVLSMYLASFALRLVIMLKGHFLCLDDDCTEECVYFTQTVRNDWRQEDPQLIAEVLFAVTSMMSFTRLAYILPAHESLGTLQISIGKMIDDMMRFMFILMIIGTAFLCGINNVYVPYVISPHLGRFNETFHFLFWTMFGVANQDYVDMPQFVLAEFVGRILYGIFTLVIVIVLLNMLIAMITNSFQKIEDDADVEWKFARSKLYLSYFREGLTMPVPFNIIPSPKVFFYILRGIFRRVCCCFTCNAEKKYPPIASLFNKKGSEDSQLPYRQQVIRALVQRYIESARREFEETKRKDIGNRITELSKAIMRMHNDLKVVLQHMVDEGSPAGEDLSKDGSSFLGKYIIGAKNNFRGFNSLLDDKRKSQNVTVHQRQDQEDNLKEGGHNDNKDDDHNKVDCGGRASDCDVVKMEEGKGQLLKEANTIDNPDNEAKEETTEDDKKETISENSKVSHENEVSTCNHESLPENKMEAPWMKRFEQNTSEKCDGGENTVCHKKIPSPSGSSSSRDTGFGSQEGDGSMDGTSGGRQ
- the LOC133650551 gene encoding short transient receptor potential channel 2-like isoform X2, coding for MQNLTPDQWREIMNKKMRFPPELISAIQEGKIELVCGLLKTGDGIIRQLDDSEDRLWREALNLSIRLGSEGAMDALLQGVKFDFRQIHEALLVAVDTNQPRVVKLLLDRLDQEKGNKMDVRSFSQAIFDHSIDNSQFAPGVTPLTLACQKDLYDIVTMLTQKGHIIPWPHKMSCACLECRNGRQYDLLKFSLSRINTYRGIASRAYLSITSDDAMLSAFSLSRELRKLSQKEPEFKPQYLSLEELCQEFAVELLGMCRNQSEVTTILNSCGDESQDALDEQAFEVGIPNLSRLRLAVNYNQKQFVAHPICQQVLSSIWCGNLAGWRGSRTAWKLLVSVGIFFTMPFLCLAYWIAPKSKVGKILRIPVIKFLLHSASYLWFLITLLGESITMEMYRDKFASRQQNILHSSFHMVWVVGFFWFECKEVWIEGLRSYFLDWWNCLDVMVLSMYLASFALRLVIMLKGHFLCLDDDCTEECVYFTQTVRNDWRQEDPQLIAEVLFAVTSMMSFTRLAYILPAHESLGTLQISIGKMIDDMMRFMFILMIIGTAFLCGINNVYVPYVISPHLGRFNETFHFLFWTMFGVANQDYVDMPQFVLAEFVGRILYGIFTLVIVIVLLNMLIAMITNSFQKIEDDADVEWKFARSKLYLSYFREGLTMPVPFNIIPSPKVFFYILRGIFRRVCCCFTCNAEKKYPPIASLFNKKGSEDSQLPYRQQVIRALVQRYIESARREFEETKRKGKIKTPVGRTCPAGCTPELQPQVFLNTMSQAWHTYLWTVSHITLCSFLFAAPLKLH